The following are encoded together in the Glycine soja cultivar W05 chromosome 5, ASM419377v2, whole genome shotgun sequence genome:
- the LOC114412680 gene encoding aspartate carbamoyltransferase 2, chloroplastic-like, with amino-acid sequence MAASSSLFSSSMHREMLAPKTSKCPQNFVCCHSKISYMEPNYLKQVCCPNSRFLSMNMSSKWEQMDRRDAFHCRALKTERAPTFSVGQKFQLNDIIEAQQFDRDILSAIFEVAQDMENVEKDSPDNQLLKGYLMATLFYEPSTRTRLSFESAMRRLGGEVLTTENAREFSSAAKGETLEDTIRTIEGYSDIIVMRHFESGAARRAAATSDIPIINAGDGPGQHPTQALLDVYTIQREIGKIDGIKVGLVGDLANGRTVRSLAYLLAKFKDVKIYFVSPDVVKMKDDIKDYLTSKGVEWEESSDLVEVASECDVVYQTRIQKERFGERIDLYEKARGKYVVNQGILNVMQRHAVVMHPLPRLDEITVDVDADPRAAYFRQAKYGLYIRMALLKLLLVGW; translated from the exons AtggcagcttcttcttctcttttctcctCTTCAATGCATAGGGAGATGCTTGCTCCAAAGACATCAAAGTGCCCCCAAAATTTTGTATGCTGTCATAGCAAAATTTCCTATATGGAAcctaattatttaaaacaagtATGCTGTCCTAATTCGAGATTTTTAAGTATGAATATGTCATCAAAATGGGAACAAATGGATCGAAGAGATGCATTCCATTGTCGTGCTTTGAAAACTGAACGTGCACCTACCTTTTCAGTGGGGCAGAAATTTCAACTAAATGATATTATTGAAGCTCAACAGTTTGATCGAGATATTCTCAGTGCCATTTTTGAAGTTGCACAGGATATGGAGAATGTTGAAAAGGATTCGCCTGATAACCAGCTTTTAAAGGGTTATCTAATGGCTACCCTATTTTATGAGCCCTCTACTAGAACTAGACTTTCATTTGAGTCTGCCATGAGAAGACTGGGTGGAGAGGTTTTAACTACTGAAAATGCGAGAGAATTTTCATCTGCAGCTAAAGGAGAGACACTTGAAG ATACAATCAGAACAATTGAGGGTTACTCTGATATAATTGTGATGCGGCATTTTGAAAGTGGTGCTGCCAGAAGAGCTGCAGCTACATCTGACATTCCAATAATCAATGCAGGGGATGGTCCTGGACAACATCCGACTCAG GCACTTTTAGATGTCTATACAATTCAAAGAGAGATTGGAAAGATTGATGGCATAAAAGTTGGGCTTGTGGGAGACCTTGCTAATGGCAGGACTGTTCGTTCATTGGCATACTTGCTTGCTAAATTCAAGgatgtgaaaatttattttgtctCTCCTGATGTGGTAAAAATGAAG GATGATATAAAAGACTATTTGACATCAAAGGGAGTGGAGTGGGAAGAATCTTCTGATTTAGTAGAAGTGGCCTCAGAGTGTGATGTTGTTTATCAAACTCGTATTCAAAAGGAAAGATTTGGCGAAAGAATCGACCTTTATGAAAAGGCTAGAGGCAAGTACGTTGTGAATCAGGGTATTCTCAATGTGATGCAGAGACATGCTGTGGTTATGCACCCTCTTCCAAGACTTGATGAA ATCACTGTGGATGTTGATGCTGATCCAAGGGCTGCTTACTTTAGGCAGGCCAAATATGGTCTATATATTCGGATGGCTCTATTGAAACTCTTGCTTGTTGGGTGGTAG